Proteins encoded within one genomic window of Brassica rapa cultivar Chiifu-401-42 chromosome A09, CAAS_Brap_v3.01, whole genome shotgun sequence:
- the LOC103837225 gene encoding WAT1-related protein At3g30340, translating into MVKLDGKLWKAVIMMSIINIALSGVNVMFKKMLNQGVNRMVAATYRLAAGTLFLTPLAIFLERHNRPKLTGSILCSLFLSALLGTSLVQYFFLIGLQYTSSTFALAFSNMVPSITFAMALVFRQETLNIKNNIGRAKVLGTMICICGALVLTLYKGGSLTPQNAQAETQTSNSPTTAVTQKWAMGSVMLIISILIWSSWFIVQAKICRKYPCQYTSTAILSFFGVIQSALLSLISERSISMWVVKEKFQVLALLYSGIVGSGLCYVGMSWCLQQRGPVFTSSFIPLIQVFAAFFSFSFLHEQIYCGSVIGSVVIIVGLYILLWGKSKDKPTQVTKQEPLNLDLEDSGTAPKELNSAAHPVSGK; encoded by the exons ATGGTGAAGTTGGATGGGAAATTGTGGAAAGCTGTGATTATGATGTCAATTATAAACATTGCGCTAAGCGGTGTAAACGTTATGTTCAAGAAGATGCTTAATCAAGGAGTTAACCGTATGGTTGCGGCCACTTACCGACTTGCCGCAGGAACTCTGTTCTTGACACCATTAGCTATTTTCTTAGAAAG acaTAACAGGCCAAAACTCACTGGTAGTATCTTGTGTTCCCTTTTCTTAAGCGCTCTCCTGGG GACAAGTTTGGTGCAATACTTCTTTCTAATTGGACTACAATATACGTCTTCCACTTTCGCCTTAGCGTTTAGCAACATGGTTCCTTCGATCACTTTTGCTATGGCTCTCGTCTTTAG GCAAGAGACGTTGAACATCAAGAACAACATAGGAAGAGCCAAAGTGTTAGGCACAATGATATGCATCTGTGGAGCTTTGGTACTTACGCTTTATAAAGGAGGCTCATTAACTCCACAAAACGCTCAAGCAGAAACACAAACGTCAAATAGTCCAACTACTGCGGTAACGCAAAAATGGGCCATGGGTTCGGTCATGCTGATCATATCAATCTTAATATGGTCATCGTGGTTCATTGTTCAAGCCAAAATATGCCGGAAGTATCCATGTCAATACACAAGCACCGCGATCCTCTCTTTTTTTGGTGTGATCCAATCTGCTTTGTTGAGTTTGATCTCGGAGAGGAGCATATCCATGTGGGTCGTTAAAGAGAAGTTCCAAGTTTTAGCTTTACTTTATTCG GGCATCGTGGGATCTGGATTGTGCTACGTGGGAATGTCATGGTGTCTCCAGCAAAGAGGTCCGGTTTTCACGTCTAGCTTCATCCCTTTGATTCAAGTTTTTGCTGCCTTTTTCAGCTTCTCTTTTCTTCACGAGCAAATTTACTGCGGAAG TGTGATAGGATCAGTGGTCATCATCGTGGGactttatatacttttatggGGCAAAAGCAAGGATAAGCCGACACAAGTAACCAAACAAGAACCATTAAATCTCGATCTTGAAGATTCTGGGACAGCTCCAAAGGAACTTAATAGTGCTGCCCATCCAGTGTCTGGAAAATAA